CAGGGCGCGGCGAGCCACCTTGGGGGGGTAGCCCAGGGCCGCGAGCGCTTCCAGAGCCTCGGCGTCGACGCGGCCTTCGGCGGGTTCGGCGGCCGCGGAGGCGAACGCGGGCCCCACCTTGTCGCGCAGCTCCACCACCAGCCGTTCGGCCAACCGCTTTCCGACGCCCGGCACCGAGGTGAGTACGCCCATGTCGGCGTGGGCCAGGGCGGATCGCAGGTTCGGGACGCTCACCCCCGAGAGGACCTTGAGGGCCAGCTTGGGCCCCACCCCCGTGACCCCCTGGAGGAGCCCGAAGAGCTCTTCCTCCTCGGCGGTGGCAAAGCCGTAGAGGCGGATCTCGTCTTCGCGAACCGCGGTGAGGACCCGCAGGCGGCAGT
The Thermodesulfobacteriota bacterium genome window above contains:
- the ruvA gene encoding Holliday junction branch migration protein RuvA translates to MIASLAGRVERSSPGEVVVDVGGVGYRVHVPLSTYAALPGVGRDCRLRVLTAVREDEIRLYGFATAEEEELFGLLQGVTGVGPKLALKVLSGVSVPNLRSALAHADMGVLTSVPGVGKRLAERLVVELRDKVGPAFASAAAEPAEGRVDAEALEALAALGYPPKVARRALESARKAGAMTLEDLVREALRGLAGKRA